The following proteins are co-located in the Phyllostomus discolor isolate MPI-MPIP mPhyDis1 chromosome 1, mPhyDis1.pri.v3, whole genome shotgun sequence genome:
- the RNASE10 gene encoding inactive ribonuclease-like protein 10: MKLTLVQIFFVLLLLLLGLGMGLGLGLRMAAAVLEDSEESLSEFWSSDSQDKAKATEEAEGIRTTEPLLLSNKGVVQPGWPEDTILNEDEVGGNKMLRAEALFQSNKDYPRLDLMARECNALMAHKMKEHNHTCITQYTFIHEELDTVRAVCNGPVVACELQGGKCHKSSRPFDLTLCKLSQPGQVTPHCNYLTFIFEKFIIISCNDMKLQVSPGK; this comes from the coding sequence ATGAAGCTGACTCTggtacaaatcttttttgtgttgttgctgctgttgctgggcttggggatgggcctggggttggggctTCGGATGGCCGCAGCCGTCCTGGAAGACAGTGAAGAATCACTGAGTGAATTTTGGTCCAGTGACTCACAGGACAAAGCCAAGGCTACTGAGGAGGCAGAAGGCATCCGAACAACTGAACCCCTGCTGCTTAGCAACAAAGGGGTGGTACAACCTGGCTGGCCAGAAGACACCATCCTCAATGAAGATGAAGTTGGAGGAAACAAGATGCTCAGAGCTGAGGCTCTCTTTCAGAGCAACAAAGACTATCCCAGGCTTGACCTGATGGCCCGGGAATGCAATGCCTTGATGGCACACAAGATGAAGGAGCACAACCACACATGCATAACCCAGTACACATTCATCCATGAGGAGCTAGACACAGTCAGAGCTGTCTGTAATGGTCCTGTTGTTGCCTGTGAGCTCCAGGGAGGCAAGTGTCACAAAAGCTCCCGTCCTTTTGATTTGACACTTTGCAAGTTATCCCAACCAGGCCAAGTCACTCCTCACTGCAATTACCtaactttcatttttgaaaagttcATTATTATATCCTGTAATGACATGAAGCTCCAGGTATCTCCTGGAAAATGA